A genome region from Penaeus monodon isolate SGIC_2016 chromosome 14, NSTDA_Pmon_1, whole genome shotgun sequence includes the following:
- the LOC119581023 gene encoding high mobility group protein 20A-like isoform X1: MDDLVVEKLGKAVNGGENGTSGAPSQTDLLKLLASGSGGGLGGGLGGLGGLGSLAAAAQARQNGSMMRSYEALLQGPSAGRMAPQAVTLPGPTRRRKKKRRRQPDMPKKACTPFMHFCAYFKRKLMEEGKEFPQFADFGKRAGELWRNMGDEEKKKFVELSEQDRQRYIKDMKEYEERKLAEKERERELQQQREKELQVLREKELEKIQKQQREQLEQQQKQLEQHQKHQQQNPNASLMNMLNPLSPLNPLMIAAMNQTLMQTMLTNPDLMKTVYSEAARNYYIETLKNIYQNMGSSQPNGNSVPVSSSGTHGGISDHQSHLSSSPLASMGMNVNLLSLLNSGQLSAVPTSTSSSTGSSPLTKTPSTLKAPPSSLLGSSNSLTAAALDLSSARPSEGKGAFSSDEEMTKEADCEI, encoded by the exons ATGGATGACCTGGTTGTTGAGAAGCTGGGCAAGGCTGTCAATGG TGGGGAGAATGGGACGAGTGGTGCCCCATCACAGACGGACCTGCTCAAGCTGTTGGCAAGTGGCAGTGGTGGGGGTCTTGGGGGGGGCCTTGGGGGACTGGGAGGTCTTGGGAGTCTTGCAGCCGCTGCACAGGCCAGACAGAATGGCAGCATGATGAGGTCCTATGAAGCTCTGCTACAAGGTCCATCTGCTGGCAGAATGGCTCCTCAGGCAGTTACACTCCCAGGACCTACACGCAGACGTAAAAAGAAGAGGCGCAGGCAACCTGACATGCCCAAGAAGGCCTGCACTCCATTTATGCACTTCTGTGCTTATTTCAAACGGAAattgatggaggaagggaaggagtttcCACAATTTGCTGATTTTGGCAAGCGAGCAGGGGAATTGTGGAGGAACATGGgtgatgaggaaaagaaaaagtttgtagAGCTATCAGAACAAGATCGTCAAAGATATATCAAAGACATGAAAGAATATGAGGAAAGAAAGTTAGCtgagaaagagcgagaacgagagcttcagcagcaaagagagaaagaactgcAAGTGTTGCGGGAGAAGGAGCTGGAAAAGATACAAAAACAGCAGCGAGAGCAGTTGGAGCAGCAGCAAAAGCAGCTGGAGCAACACCAAAAGCATCAGCAACAGAATCCCAATGCCAGCCTAATGAACATGTTAAATCCCCTAAGTCCTCTCAACCCTTTGATGATAGCTGCCATGAACCAAACCCTCATGCAGACAATGCTGACTAACCCTGACCTCATGAAGACTGTTTATTCAGAAGCAGCtagaaattattatatagagaCACTGAAGAACATCTACCAAAATATGGGGTCTTCACAACCTAACGGTAACAGTGTTCCTGTATCCTCCAGTGGAACACATGGTGGAATATCAGATCACCAGAGCCATCTATCGTCAAGCCCATTGGCATCCATGGGAATGAATGTCAATTTACTTTCTCTACTGAACTCTGGTCAGCTGTCAGCTGTGCCTACTTCCACCTCATCCTCCACTGGCAGCTCCCCCCTGACAAAGACCCCCTCGACCCTCAAGGcacccccctcatctctcctagGCAGCTCCAACAGCCTGACTGCAGCTGCATTGGACCTCTCTTCAGCAAGGCCAAGTGAGGGCAAGGGTGCCTTTAGTAGTGATGAAG AGATGACAAAGGAAGCTGATTGTGAAATCTGA
- the LOC119581023 gene encoding high mobility group protein 20A-like isoform X2, which produces MDDLVVEKLGKAVNGGENGTSGAPSQTDLLKLLASGSGGGLGGGLGGLGGLGSLAAAAQARQNGSMMRSYEALLQGPSAGRMAPQAVTLPGPTRRRKKKRRRQPDMPKKACTPFMHFCAYFKRKLMEEGKEFPQFADFGKRAGELWRNMGDEEKKKFVELSEQDRQRYIKDMKEYEERKLAEKERERELQQQREKELQVLREKELEKIQKQQREQLEQQQKQLEQHQKHQQQNPNASLMNMLNPLSPLNPLMIAAMNQTLMQTMLTNPDLMKTVYSEAARNYYIETLKNIYQNMGSSQPNGNSVPVSSSGTHGGISDHQSHLSSSPLASMGMNVNLLSLLNSGQLSAVPTSTSSSTGSSPLTKTPSTLKAPPSSLLGSSNSLTAAALDLSSARPSEGKGAFSSDEENY; this is translated from the exons ATGGATGACCTGGTTGTTGAGAAGCTGGGCAAGGCTGTCAATGG TGGGGAGAATGGGACGAGTGGTGCCCCATCACAGACGGACCTGCTCAAGCTGTTGGCAAGTGGCAGTGGTGGGGGTCTTGGGGGGGGCCTTGGGGGACTGGGAGGTCTTGGGAGTCTTGCAGCCGCTGCACAGGCCAGACAGAATGGCAGCATGATGAGGTCCTATGAAGCTCTGCTACAAGGTCCATCTGCTGGCAGAATGGCTCCTCAGGCAGTTACACTCCCAGGACCTACACGCAGACGTAAAAAGAAGAGGCGCAGGCAACCTGACATGCCCAAGAAGGCCTGCACTCCATTTATGCACTTCTGTGCTTATTTCAAACGGAAattgatggaggaagggaaggagtttcCACAATTTGCTGATTTTGGCAAGCGAGCAGGGGAATTGTGGAGGAACATGGgtgatgaggaaaagaaaaagtttgtagAGCTATCAGAACAAGATCGTCAAAGATATATCAAAGACATGAAAGAATATGAGGAAAGAAAGTTAGCtgagaaagagcgagaacgagagcttcagcagcaaagagagaaagaactgcAAGTGTTGCGGGAGAAGGAGCTGGAAAAGATACAAAAACAGCAGCGAGAGCAGTTGGAGCAGCAGCAAAAGCAGCTGGAGCAACACCAAAAGCATCAGCAACAGAATCCCAATGCCAGCCTAATGAACATGTTAAATCCCCTAAGTCCTCTCAACCCTTTGATGATAGCTGCCATGAACCAAACCCTCATGCAGACAATGCTGACTAACCCTGACCTCATGAAGACTGTTTATTCAGAAGCAGCtagaaattattatatagagaCACTGAAGAACATCTACCAAAATATGGGGTCTTCACAACCTAACGGTAACAGTGTTCCTGTATCCTCCAGTGGAACACATGGTGGAATATCAGATCACCAGAGCCATCTATCGTCAAGCCCATTGGCATCCATGGGAATGAATGTCAATTTACTTTCTCTACTGAACTCTGGTCAGCTGTCAGCTGTGCCTACTTCCACCTCATCCTCCACTGGCAGCTCCCCCCTGACAAAGACCCCCTCGACCCTCAAGGcacccccctcatctctcctagGCAGCTCCAACAGCCTGACTGCAGCTGCATTGGACCTCTCTTCAGCAAGGCCAAGTGAGGGCAAGGGTGCCTTTAGTAGTGATGAAG aaaactactag
- the LOC119581023 gene encoding probable serine/threonine-protein kinase DDB_G0267686 isoform X3 — protein sequence MDDLVVEKLGKAVNGGENGTSGAPSQTDLLKLLASGSGGGLGGGLGGLGGLGSLAAAAQARQNGSMMRSYEALLQGPSAGRMAPQAVTLPGPTRRRKKKRRRQPDMPKKACTPFMHFCAYFKRKLMEEGKEFPQFADFGKRAGELWRNMGDEEKKKFVELSEQDRQRYIKDMKEYEERKLAEKERERELQQQREKELQVLREKELEKIQKQQREQLEQQQKQLEQHQKHQQQNPNASLMNMLNPLSPLNPLMIAAMNQTLMQTMLTNPDLMKTVYSEAARNYYIETLKNIYQNMGSSQPNGNSVPVSSSGTHGGISDHQSHLSSSPLASMGMNVNLLSLLNSGQLSAVPTSTSSSTGSSPLTKTPSTLKAPPSSLLGSSNSLTAAALDLSSARPKNY from the exons ATGGATGACCTGGTTGTTGAGAAGCTGGGCAAGGCTGTCAATGG TGGGGAGAATGGGACGAGTGGTGCCCCATCACAGACGGACCTGCTCAAGCTGTTGGCAAGTGGCAGTGGTGGGGGTCTTGGGGGGGGCCTTGGGGGACTGGGAGGTCTTGGGAGTCTTGCAGCCGCTGCACAGGCCAGACAGAATGGCAGCATGATGAGGTCCTATGAAGCTCTGCTACAAGGTCCATCTGCTGGCAGAATGGCTCCTCAGGCAGTTACACTCCCAGGACCTACACGCAGACGTAAAAAGAAGAGGCGCAGGCAACCTGACATGCCCAAGAAGGCCTGCACTCCATTTATGCACTTCTGTGCTTATTTCAAACGGAAattgatggaggaagggaaggagtttcCACAATTTGCTGATTTTGGCAAGCGAGCAGGGGAATTGTGGAGGAACATGGgtgatgaggaaaagaaaaagtttgtagAGCTATCAGAACAAGATCGTCAAAGATATATCAAAGACATGAAAGAATATGAGGAAAGAAAGTTAGCtgagaaagagcgagaacgagagcttcagcagcaaagagagaaagaactgcAAGTGTTGCGGGAGAAGGAGCTGGAAAAGATACAAAAACAGCAGCGAGAGCAGTTGGAGCAGCAGCAAAAGCAGCTGGAGCAACACCAAAAGCATCAGCAACAGAATCCCAATGCCAGCCTAATGAACATGTTAAATCCCCTAAGTCCTCTCAACCCTTTGATGATAGCTGCCATGAACCAAACCCTCATGCAGACAATGCTGACTAACCCTGACCTCATGAAGACTGTTTATTCAGAAGCAGCtagaaattattatatagagaCACTGAAGAACATCTACCAAAATATGGGGTCTTCACAACCTAACGGTAACAGTGTTCCTGTATCCTCCAGTGGAACACATGGTGGAATATCAGATCACCAGAGCCATCTATCGTCAAGCCCATTGGCATCCATGGGAATGAATGTCAATTTACTTTCTCTACTGAACTCTGGTCAGCTGTCAGCTGTGCCTACTTCCACCTCATCCTCCACTGGCAGCTCCCCCCTGACAAAGACCCCCTCGACCCTCAAGGcacccccctcatctctcctagGCAGCTCCAACAGCCTGACTGCAGCTGCATTGGACCTCTCTTCAGCAAGGCCAA aaaactactag